A single window of Pyrus communis chromosome 10, drPyrComm1.1, whole genome shotgun sequence DNA harbors:
- the LOC137747170 gene encoding disease resistance protein RUN1-like, whose amino-acid sequence MALVRAAQGSSSDSNTHWGCRYDVFLSFRGEDTRRTFTDHLYTALNNAGFLTFRDDDELERGEDIKPGLQKAIRQSRTSVVVFSKDYASSRWCLDELVMVLERKRTTSDHVVLPVFYHVDPSHARKQTGSIGKAFTRHEKTQSPNKVRRWREALAELADLAGMVLSNQADGYESKFITKIVKVIGDKLIRTPLAVESNLVGIQSQVKNINLWLQDGSTDVGIVAVHGMSGIGKTTIAKYVYNSNFTSFEGSSFVENIRETASQPNGLVQMQMQLLYDILKGKKEKVHNVSEGISKIERAISSRRVLLVLDDVDHMDQLDAVLRMKDRFYPGSKIIITTRRERLLKAHQVTKVHGVETLDYNESLELLSWHAFGQDHPPEDYMEYSKKLVRHTGGLPLALQVLGSSLLGESMGVWESALEKLEVIPNGEIMNKLRISYDSLQDDDQKLFLHIACFLIGRDKNYIVRILDGCDFYTTVGIQNLIDGCLVKVDTDNKVNMHDLIRDMGREIVRLESEEPEKRSRLWRRKDSFQVLREKTGTQTIQGLVLDMHWHPVNSPINTNETVFETNAFERMHKLQLLHLRCVRLEGCYANFPTGLRWLCWPEFPLDSIPIDFPLECLIVLEMQYSSLTQVYKGTKFLPSLKILDVSHSHGLSQTMDFSYCPNLEELILVDCESLLDVHESIGNLERLVYLNMEDCKNLRMLPNMCMLKLETLNLSGCSNLDEMMKKMESVKVLETDGILSVLRPGTSSSIFTYLPCSLVTLNLSRCNLSDDAFPTDLSNLSLLQYLYLDDNPISSLPVFIKGLRRLNDLSLSRCKRLESVVGLRKIEYIDADDCISLKTITYQANELRALTYSGENHNGNYNVIELKYYHIGRVDAEMMKLFSLHNLEMRKRCGLQNFEHDASIWSPVQGLHQYGIYSTFLTGNEVPGRFSYKSTKSSISFIVPFLASHKILGLNIFATYASEESWSFCTCPNPIMSIEVSNKSKGLKWLYGPPFFVGPTQLHSRGEDVTWLSHWKMDNQTIILECGDEVVVSVMTTVRDEFIRVKEFGVELVQEHQDKMSTQHNTTPDPNDPFVIGGDLSPLENVSGQYDFCWFSEEEMKNVDFCRPKWLNTLIMDSDKEEEQRNDVDHKIAAASARGNNCHLGGWRGLVTAAIFLLTLNQIVRPSISQKKKRQ is encoded by the exons ATGGCGCTTGTGAGAGCAGCTCAAGGATCATCCTCTGATTCCAACACTCATTGGGGTTGCCGTTACGATGTTTTCTTGAGTTTCAGAGGCGAAGACACTCGCAGGACTTTTACCGACCACCTCTACACAGCTTTGAACAACGCAGGATTTCTCACCTTCCGAGATGACGACGAACTTGAGAGAGGAGAAGATATCAAGCCAGGACTACAGAAAGCAATCCGGCAATCACGAACGTCTGTTGTCGTGTTTTCGAAAGATTACGCGTCATCCAGATGGTGCCTTGATGAGCTTGTCATGGTCCTTGAACGCAAGAGGACTACCTCGGACCATGTAGTATTACCAGTCTTCTACCATGTCGATCCATCCCATGCGAGGAAGCAGACAGGAAGCATCGGAAAAGCATTTACAAGACACGAGAAAACTCAGTCGCCGAATAAGGTGCGGCGATGGAGGGAGGCACTTGCAGAGCTTGCTGATCTAGCAGGGATGGTCTTATCAAATCAAGCTGATGG GTACGAGTCAAAGTTTATCACAAAAATTGTCAAGGTGATTGGTGACAAGCTAATTCGCACACCCTTGGCTGTTGAATCCAACTTGGTTGGAATCCAATCTCAAGTCAAAAACATCAATTTGTGGTTACAAGATGGATCCACTGATGTTGGTATAGTTGCTGTGCATGGGATGTCTGGAATAGGGAAGACAACAATTGCTAAATATGTTTACAATTCAAATTTTACAAGTTTTGAAGGGAGCAGCTTTGTTGAAAATATCAGAGAAACGGCAAGTCAACCGAACGGGTTAGTTCAAATGCAAATGCAACTTCTTTATGATATTTTGAAGGGGAAGAAGGAGAAAGTGCACAACGTCAGTGAAGGAATAAGTAAGATTGAAAGAGCCATAAGTTCTAGAAGagttcttcttgttcttgatgatgtAGACCATATGGACCAATTAGATGCAGTACTACGGATGAAAGATCGGTTTTATCCCGGAAGTAAAATAATCATAACAACAAGGCGTGAAAGGTTGCTAAAGGCACATCAAGTTACTAAGGTCCACGGAGTTGAAACTTTGGATTACAATGAATCGTTGGAGCTCTTAAGCTGGCATGCGTTTGGCCAGGACCATCCCCCTGAAGATTACATGGAATATTCAAAAAAGCTAGTGCGGCATACTGGAGGACTTCCATTAGCTCTTCAAGTTTTGGGTTCTTCTCTGTTAGGTGAAAGTATGGGTGTGTGGGAAAGTGCATTGGAGAAGCTAGAAGTTATTCCTAATGGCGAAATCATGAATAAACTAAGAATAAGCTATGACAGTTTACAAGATGATGACCAGAAATTATTCCTCCACATTGCTTGTTTCCTAATAGGAAGGGACAAAAACTACATTGTTAGAATACTAGATGGATGTGATTTCTATACAACTGTTGGCATTCAAAATCTCATTGATGGATGCTTGGTGAAAGTTGATACAGACAACAAGGTGAACATGCACGATCTGATTCGTGATATGGGAAGAGAAATAGTTCGCCTAGAATCAGAAGAGCCTGAGAAACGTAGTAGACTATGGCGTCGTAAGGATTCCTTCCAAGTACTGAGGGAAAAGACT GGTACACAAACAATCCAAGGTCTTGTCCTGGACATGCATTGGCATCCTGTAAACAGTCCAATAAACACAAATGAGACAGTCTTTGAAACCAATGCATTTGAAAGGATGCACAAATTACAACTACTCCATCTTAGATGTGTACGGCTAGAGGGATGTTACGCAAATTTCCCTACAGGATTAAGATGGTTGTGTTGGCCTGAATTTCCTTTGGATTCTATAcccattgattttcctttggaGTGCCTAATTGTTCTTGAAATGCAATATAGTAGCTTGACACAAGTCTACAAAGGAACAAAA TTTCTTCCTTCATTGAAGATCCTTGATGTGAGCCATTCTCATGGCCTTAGTCAAACCATGGACTTCTCATACTGCCCCAATCTAGAGGAATTGATTCTTGTAGATTGCGAAAGCCTGCTTGATGTTCATGAATCCATTGGAAACCTAGAGAGACTTGTGTACTTGAATATGGAGGATTGCAAGAATCTTAGGATGCTTCCTAACATGTGCATGCTAAAACTTGAAACACTCAATTTATCTGGTTGCTCAAATCTTGATgagatgatgaagaagatggaaTCTGTGAAAGTTCTCGAAACAGATGGTATTCTAAGTGTATTACGGCCTGGTACAAGTTCGAGTATCTTCACTTATTTGCCATGTTCTTTAGTAACGTTAAACCTTAGTAGGTGCAATCTTTCTGATGATGCCTTTCCTACAGATTTAAGTAATCTATCCTTGTTGCAATATCTATATTTAGATGATAATCCAATTTCTAGCCTACCTGTtttcatcaaaggtttgaggaGGCTCAATGATCTCTCTTTATCGAGATGTAAGAG GCTCGAATCAGTTGTGGGGTTGCGGAAAATTGAATACATTGACGCAGATGATTGCATATCATTAAAAACTATAACATATCAAGCCAATGAGTTGAGAGCATTGACCTATTCGGGTGAGAACCACAATGGTAACTACAATGTAATTGAGTTGAAGTACTATCACATTGGCAGAGTTGATGCGGAAATGATGAAACTTTTCAGCTTGCACAACTTGGAAATGAGGAAACGTTGCGGCTTGCAAAATTTTGAACATGATGCTTCGATTTGGAGTCCCGttcag GGACTGCATCAATATGGTATATACAGCACATTTTTGACTGGGAATGAGGTTCCTGGCCGGTTCAGCTATAAAAGTACCAAGTCCTCAATTTCTTTTATTGTGCCTTTTCTTGCAAGTCACAAAATTCTAGGCTTGAACATCTTTGCTACCTATGCAAGCGAGGAGAGTTGGAGTTTTTGTACTTGTCCTAATCCAATTATGAGTATTGAAGTGAGTAACAAGAGCAAGGGTCTGAAGTGGCTCTATGGCCCACCATTCTTCGTTGGTCCAACACAACTCCACTCCAGAGGAGAAGATGTGACATGGTTGAGCCATTGGAAAATGGACAATCAAACAATAATATTAGAATGTGGAGATGAAGTGGTTGTTTCCGTAATGACGACGGTACGTGATGAGTTTATTCGGGTAAAGGAATTTGGTGTGGAGCTTGTGCAAGAGCACCAAGACAAGATGAGTACCCAACACAACACCACTCCAGATCCTAATGATCCATTTGTCATCGGTGGAGATTTGTCACCGCTGGAGAATGTATCAGGACAATATGACTTTTGCTGGTTCagtgaagaagaaatgaaaaatgttGATTTCTGTAGGCCGAAATGGTTGAATACACTCATCATGGACTCAG ACAAAGAAGAAGAGCAACGGAACGATGTTGATCACAAAATTGCAGCAGCGAGTGCCAGAGGCAATAACTGCCATCTGGGAGGATGGAGGGGGCTAGTCACTGCTGCCATCTTCCTTCTCACGCTAAATCAAATCGTTCGGCCCTCCATCTCTCAGAAAAAGAAGCGACAGTAG
- the LOC137748659 gene encoding uncharacterized protein, protein MEEFDKKVSITDPMEEESVASKTKTVGLLREFLGIQQRRAEAYAKLKRGFGEYMESSPPSSGVDAELAYQQVCSEVTLEFNECSKQVLRIESLFLNDPDFSRIDLAHLLRAVQTHEKQKLNLTVTIQVLKRAGRPSERLVSHENCRFNRPMEHECVHLHEITEAAGTEEAEANAQYDNDLKEAIRGVQDAVTAINEHLEEVRYEIAALETE, encoded by the exons ATGGAAGAATTTGACAAGAAGGTATCAATCACAGACCCAATGGAAGAAGAAAGCGTGGCATCTAAAACAAAAACCGTCGGTTTGCTCCGCGAGTTCCTCGGAATTCAGCAGCGGAGGGCGGAGGCCTACGCCAAGCTGAAACGAGGGTTTGGGGAGTATATGGAGTCGTCGCCGCCGTCGTCGGGAGTAGATGCGGAGTTGGCGTACCAGCAAGTTTGCAGTGAGGTGACGCTCGAATTCAACGAGTGCTCGAAGCAAGTTCTTCGGATCGAATCGCTGTTCCTCAACGATCCCGATTTCTCCCGGATTGATTTAGCCCATCTCCTCAGAGCTGTTCAGACCCACGAGAAGCAGAAACTGAATTTG aCGGTGACAATTCAGGTGTTGAAGAGGGCTGGAAGACCCTCAGAGCGTCTGGTGAGTCATGAAAATTGCAGATTTAACAGACCAATGGAGCATGAATGCGTGCATCTCCACGAGATAACAGAAGCTGCCGGAACTGAAGAGGCAGAAGCGAATGCCCAGTATGATAATGATCTCAAGGAGGCCATTAGAGGGGTGCAGGATGCTGTAACCGCTATAAATGAGCATTTGGAAGAAGTCAGATACGAAATTGCTGCCCTTGAAACCGAGTAG